The Arabidopsis thaliana chromosome 5, partial sequence genomic interval gtatTTAAGAATCATTAAACTTGTAGCACaatattttagtaataaaCCAGTAATCTAATCACAAGATTTTGGTTAGATTtccaaatcaattaaaatacGCAAAAACGGATAAACCTCACTCCATAATTTGGAAAGTTGATACTTGTATAGAAAAAAGTATCatatataacaatcaaacgaCTTATATATTACCTGTAGTAAAGCTCACCAACGGTAGCACCAGCTTCAACCCAAGCACTGGTGTCCTTAATATCAACATTGATCTGTCTCAATTTCGACAAATCGATCAATACAAAAGGTTTTTCGATCTGTGAAACATAAGACACGCCCTCGTAATCATGACCGCCGCTTCTGACACGAAAATGTATCTCAAGTTTCTTGGAACAGATGACGGAAGCTTGGACGTGAGATTCGTGAACCGGTTTAAATATGAAACCCGGTTTAGGCATTGTCTTGGTCAAGTATCTTTGATTCTGAGCCGTCGATTCAAGAACTTCTGTGAAGATGGAAGCGTTTCTTTCAGGAGTGAAGAACGTTTTGTCGAGTGTAAAACGGACATTTGTGTTTCGGTAAAGACATTTGATGAAATCATCTTGTAGGGAGGTTGAAGAAGTTAGTGTTATTGTGTAGAATGAAAAATATAGAGCAAAAACTGAAATACAAGAAATTGTAGGGAGTGGTTTTGAATTTCCCATCCTAGCAGCGAATATTATATGCAAGAGAGAAGCTAAACACACAATAAGGCTTCAAGATGGAAATGTTgtatattgttctttcttgtaaaagaagaaatgagtttccattttttttaataaatatatagcgATTCTGATAAAATAAGGTCCATTgaatttttctctaaattcaAAGATGGTTTGATTTGTCAAACGAAACGATTAGGTGAAATGATAGCAACGTGACCAACATTTTCCACGGGTTTGTAAAGCGACAAAATAATGCACATTCAGTTGTCcaaaattaagttaaaaagAGTCATATGAATTCAAAGTTACTTCTCTAAAACTTAATTGGGGTATTAATCAGTATGTTATGGTTATTGTTTGATTAATCTAAGTTTATGTACTCAATTGATATATGAAGTAAATGACATGAGAcataaatataatgaaaagTAAATATCTGGATATACTTAATAACTTCTAATTTGATTAAGGGCCAAATTAAGAATTaatctctatataaataacaCTATGGTTCTCAAAACAACACTATCTAAAATCCATAAAATTATATGCATTACATCACTAGAAAACTTAAACTATTCATGGTTTGCTTTGGAAGACTTAATACCACATTTAGGCCATATAAGCTATGTTTCTATCAAGTACACTTTcgtttttgttagttttaacttttaaatataactagattttaacacgcggtataccgcggggacaatttattttttaaagttactacatataaaagtttatatataaaagttttttaaagttacaattgatgattataatcgaattgttatagtcatgtagaaaaacaatatcaaaaatgataattttgtagtaattaaatgatattaaatattttggaagctTTATTTAAGTaactaatcgtgtagttaatatggagagattttgggaagattgttaaatatttaattcaaagattttctttctaattatcaaaaacaattattaaatgcCAATGGTAgctccaggatttatttcagAAAATTGCTGCAAAATTGTATATGTAGATTGGTGCATGCAAACTCTATTTCTACTAAATCCAATATATCTAATTATTTTAGATGCAACAAAGATCACATCCAAAAATATCCAATTATATCGTTAGTTTTGATTAAATATTCAAGGTTTCATCACAACCTTGTGATCATTAATTAAGAGTTAGGTACCGTATAACGATCTTAATTTACCAAGAACTATcgattttaagtttttaacgACTTGATTCCAttaagaacaagaacaagaacaaaactttaaaTAGGATTCTCGAGTTGATTGAAGAATTAGGTACTAAGAAGCAACATATCGAATTTTAGGTGAAACATAGTACTACTACAAGCATAGCTAGAATAACATTTTTCCGAAATACAGAAGAACCATTATCtgattttcttctaatttattcttatttgATTGACCTCGTTACATCATAGGTGGAATGCTCTGCTCGTGTCTAAAGAAGTTCTCTGGATCAACCTTTGCtttaatcatcatcaatctgttgaaattgtttttgaagtAGTTAGCTCCCCAGACTTGAGCTTGTTTGATGCATGTTTTCACGTCTTTCGTGTTCCTTCCCAGGTCTAAATCACGGTAGTTCACGTAAGCTTCTCGTGGGTTACTTGAGACATAAGGCGTCATGTAACTATAGAGATCTCTGATCCAGTTGATGTGTCTGCTCGGTCTCTTGTCACTGTCTAGCCAACTTGTTACGTACTGAACCTTGAAGAGGACTCCTTTTCGATGCGGAAAAGGGATTTGGGATTCGGGGATTTTCGCCATCATTCCTCCGTAAGGATTCCATATCATCAATGGAATATCTTCTTTAAGTAGCTTCTTGAAGATCCCTTGAAGCCCGGATTCGGGAATCGGGGTTTTCACGAAATCCGATTTGGCTTTGAAGCTGACCTTTGGGAACGGAGACTTCCCTTGAAGCAAAACATTAGTAGGCGTGTGGGTCGGGAATCCAGAAATGTAAGCAATGGATTCAAGCCAGCTCATTTCGATACAATCTTTAAATGTTAGCCCTAGCTCGGGGAAACTCTTCTTCATAACGTTCATCAGCGTTCCTTTCCCGccaagaaacagagcattgTACGACGTCGTCACAGTCTTGTTCCCACCGGTTCCAGCTACGTTGAAGAGCACTCTGATGAATAGCTCTTCAACAAGCTTGTCCGCAACTCTTTGCCACTTTGAGATAATCTTGTTACCCACGTCTTGTTGTAACGTTTTGGTGACGGTAAAGACGGTCACGGTCTTAGGAACAGGAACAAGCTTGATCTTCCATGCTAGAATTATCCCAAAACTCCCTCCAGCGCCTCCTCTAATAGCCCAAAATGTATCCTCACCCATCGCGGCTCTATCGAGTAATTTACCGTTGGCATCAACAATCTTTGCGTCTAGAACATTGTCTGCACCTAGACCATATTTCCGCATCATGGAACCGTACGCACCGCCTGTTATGTGTCCTCCTATGCCTAAGCTCGAGCACAAACCCGCCGGGAACCCATGGACTTTGCTCTTCTCCGCAATCCTACAAGTAACAaacattttgatcaaatatacaaattttgataagaatactttttgttttgttttgtttggtcaTTGTTGCTTTTATTTATACCTGTAATAAAGTTCACCAACAGTGGCACCAGATTGAACCCAAGCACTGTTGTCTTGAATATTAATGTTGACCTGTCTCATCTTTGACAGATCCATCAATATAAACGGTTTATCGATCTGAGAGACATAAGACAAGCCTTCGTAGTCGTGACCGCCGCTTCTGACACGGAGATGCATTCGGAGTTTCTTGGAACAAATGATGGAAGCTTGTACGTGAGACTCGTGAATAGGGCTGAATATGAATCCCGGTTTAGGCATGGATTTTTTCAAGAACCGGAGATTTTGAGCCGTCGATTCAAGAACTTGGCTGAACATAGAGACATTTTTTGTAGGAGCAAAGAACGTTTTCTCAAGTGGGAAGTAAACATGTGTGTTTCTTTGGACACAGTTGATGAATTGATCTTGGAGGGAGGCTAATGAAGAAGTTGGTGTAATGGTGTAGAGTGAAAAATAGAGGACTAAAATCGAAAATAGAGGGAGTGGTTTTGAAATTcccatttttttctataagtAAGTTCTTCTGCTCTCGTATTGTTTGCTACTCTTTGATCCCAACAGCATCTGCAAAATTCAGTGTATTAATAAggaaaaaatctaaaccttcTCCTCTATCTTAAAGTTTCCACAAATGTCcaactttattttcttctctttgaaaaTCATTGCTCAAAGGCCTAAACTCTTTTACATAAAGTAGTCAttgattataataaatattgaaCCAAGTCAAGTTTTTCATCATGAATCGTTTGATTTTAGTGATACCACAAAAACTCAGTGCcatttaaagtttaaacaaaagaaagtcaTTTTTAAGAGACTTACCAACTTGACTGCAAGGGTTGTGGAGATGAGATTAAGGCGTCAAAGGCGGAAGAACATTTAAGTGTGTGACTAGTGTGGTGTTAGGGTAATGAAGACTATGAGAAATATATAgtaatagagaagaaagaaaaagagaaatacaaaactttatttaGAGTCGTTCCAATATATTTTTACCTTTAATCTTCTCCATTCTCATTTGTCAAATTTACTATTTGTTCTTTACCTAACTAAAATTTGCTTATTTGTAACTAATTCACTATTATATTCAAGtgtttttggagtcaaattttatttgacaTAGGTGTGAATGTATATGAAATAGACTATTGATATCTTTCCAGGTCAACGACCACGGGTAAGATGGCCAAAATTTTCTATGGCGTGAATGTGACGACAGCCATTGTCTCAAGTGACGCAACGTGACggacatttttttcttctcgtAGCCTCAAAAACGTTGCAGTTTGTGTTTGTAGAAAACTGGAAGTATACGTTAAGTAGAGGTAGCAAAATATTCGTGTTATATATATCCGTAATTTTAagctgtttttattttaaatttaaatttagatttagatGCAATTTGCTAATTCCCGACAACGTAATTGTCATCttcaaaaacaacatttgTTCGAAAAACGcagtaaaatattaaaaagtcaaaatttaaaatgaggatatatatatatatatatgtattttatatatagattcataTATTGTGTAACTTAAATTGTGTAatattgtttaaaaattttgaaagttaagaaagaaatttagttgattttaaatgaatatttaaaattttatgttttggcaGCAATGCATCAAACGTGGATCCGAGGTTGTTcatcaatttgttttcaacGATACTACAGAAAATATTTCTGGTAcgaatcttcttcaccataTCAAGTATTGGgcttgaaaattttcaaatattcacTTTATCCATGCATTAAGATAGAATGTAATATACTAGCTCATAATCTAGAAATGTATGGTGTAATACTTATGAGTTTCACTTTGATTCTGTAAACCGTGGATGAACGACCAAATGTATGTActcttttaataaataaaaaaatcttattttgaCGAAAATGTATGGATTGACACTGGATATCTAGTTAAATTTAGAACATATATTAGTAAGAAAACACTTCTAgagtaaaaacaaatcacaaatatcacaaaaattCAACATATTCATTTCGTGCCTGTCCTTGTGAATTTAACtattgttttcatctttttttcataTACCGACACTATCTTGTTCTATTATGTCGACTTTTCGGGTTAGGTCGACTTTTTGGAATGAGATGTAGAAAAAATTCATCAGATATACCTTTGCCCAAACCCACCAAATCcgtcaatttgtttttgtttggtggaTAAATAACAAACTCGTTCACAGGTGACTAACTATTACGATCAGTCCATTGCAAACGTTTTCAACTAATTTGGTCTTAATTAGACATGTCAATTATTTGAAGAATTACTTTGAAAATTCAGGTGGgtcattttactttttgtcgTCAGCATATATATTGATGGGACTGTCAAATGTGTGTCTGTGTGGGACATGTCAATTATTTCCATTGATGTTACTTTATGTCTTTTTTCATAAGCTGAAATAATATTTAGTGTTGTTCAGATTATTAGTGAGAAGGCAGCTTACATTGAGATAACGGCTCGgattagagaagagaagaatcaaacCACAGCTGTGATCGGacatgaagaagaggaagctgTATAGACAAGCTTACCAAACGACATCCTCAAGAAGGTTTAGCGATTGGGCCAAATTGAGAATCCAACACAGATCAAGCCCAACAAGCAGAAGATCCAAGCGCAGACCCAAAACAGTTCACAGTTCCAACGATCATCTCCACCtacaaaagaagacaaaaccaaaagtaaaTCAGGATTGGATCAAGTGACCAAAACCACGAGCTGTGCTGGCAAAGATGGAGTGGTTTTACAAAACCGTTTTGACTGTTTAGAATCAATAAAGACCTGACATGTGTCAGAATAAACCCTAGTGTCACTGACAATGTAACTCCTGTAAAAGGAAAACATGATGTAACCTCAAACCttaaggaaaacaaataagagaaatgaaacttatcttcttcatataTAGCCTCTGAGCATCTTTACTTTCACAGATTATTAGGTGATAATCGGATGTTTGGATCACCTAGTGTCGCCGTTTAGATTGTTTAGCACTAAAAACATTTCCGATAATGCTTCAAAGTTTGCTCTAAACtctatatttgatataaaaccATTTACTATGgtgttttatattttgcttcaaaaaatagagaaataaatagTATTGTTgctccaattttttttatttctaaagtATTCCTTTaattgtaatatattattatgttcctaaatgaaattatataatttaattatagacttatataaatttattttaaaaatcatagTTACTAGACATGTCCAAACAAGAATTGACATCTAAGCCCTTAAAACAGATGAGCTACAAGATCAGGCATATAGCAAATTAATCATCTCAACAATCGTGTTGTGTGACATTCTAGTGGGAGTATGGGACATGCTAATTATTTCCAATTATTTCACTTTATAACCGTTATAATATTGGACCAGATTTAGACTAGACATGTGTCCAAACAAGAATTGTCATAtctaatttgaatattcagaACAAACCGGTGTACAAAACATTCCGGTTTGCTTTTGGTTCGGTTAGTTTTATTCGACTCTAAATTTACCAACCCAAGGAAAAATTCAAAGAGATGAAGGCCCGTTACATGTGCAAGGGAAACAAATTTGACTATTTCAAATATCATTAACATATTTCATAATTGGTATACTTTGTTCATCACAGAAGAAATCCATTGGATCAACATTTGTTTTAACTCTCACCAATCTATCGAAATTGTTCTTGAAATACTTCACTCCCCAAACCTTTGCTTCCTCGTACTTTGTCTTCATATTCAACCCAAGATACATTCCCAAATCAATGTCTCTAAAATTAACATAAGCTCTTCGTGGAGATTTTGAAACATAAGGAGTCATAAATTCGTATACACTCTCGACCCATCTCAAATACTTTTCAGTATTAGTCTtgttcttatcttcttcttcactccaaTAAGCTAAATATTGAATCTCATAAAGATTACCTTCTCTATGTGGGAATGGTATTTCGTTATCCGCAATTTCACTCATTTTGCCACCAAATGGAGTGAGTATGATCTTTGCAAGCCGAGCCTCGGGCGCCTCGAATCGTCTCCAAAGATACTGAATCGCGGTTTTAGGTATCGGTTCTTCGATGAAATCATCTTTTCCCTTGAAAGATCTTGACGTTCGTTTCCGTTTCGCAAGAATTTCCATTGATTCTCCTTTTATAAACCAGAGAACAGACTCAATCCAACTCATTTCTCTACAATTTCCAATCTCAAGACCTAATTCCGGAAACTTATCTTTCATCAATGCTAATAGATCGCTTACCGGACCGAGATAAAGTCCCGGGAACGAAGCATAAACCTCGGTTTCCTTCTGTAGCATAGCTCTGATGAAAAGATCATTAGGAACCTTATCCGCAATATACTGCCACTTGTTGATGATCGAGACAGCCTCTTTTTCCGATGTTTTCACG includes:
- a CDS encoding FAD-binding Berberine family protein (FAD-binding Berberine family protein; FUNCTIONS IN: electron carrier activity, oxidoreductase activity, FAD binding, catalytic activity; LOCATED IN: cell wall; EXPRESSED IN: 18 plant structures; EXPRESSED DURING: 10 growth stages; CONTAINS InterPro DOMAIN/s: FAD-linked oxidase, FAD-binding, subdomain 2 (InterPro:IPR016168), FAD-binding, type 2 (InterPro:IPR016166), Berberine/berberine-like (InterPro:IPR012951), FAD linked oxidase, N-terminal (InterPro:IPR006094); BEST Arabidopsis thaliana protein match is: FAD-binding Berberine family protein (TAIR:AT5G44390.1); Has 6440 Blast hits to 6338 proteins in 980 species: Archae - 110; Bacteria - 3349; Metazoa - 50; Fungi - 1662; Plants - 680; Viruses - 0; Other Eukaryotes - 589 (source: NCBI BLink).) yields the protein MGISKPLPLFSILVLYFSLYTITPTSSLASLQDQFINCVQRNTHVYFPLEKTFFAPTKNVSMFSQVLESTAQNLRFLKKSMPKPGFIFSPIHESHVQASIICSKKLRMHLRVRSGGHDYEGLSYVSQIDKPFILMDLSKMRQVNINIQDNSAWVQSGATVGELYYRIAEKSKVHGFPAGLCSSLGIGGHITGGAYGSMMRKYGLGADNVLDAKIVDANGKLLDRAAMGEDTFWAIRGGAGGSFGIILAWKIKLVPVPKTVTVFTVTKTLQQDVGNKIISKWQRVADKLVEELFIRVLFNVAGTGGNKTVTTSYNALFLGGKGTLMNVMKKSFPELGLTFKDCIEMSWLESIAYISGFPTHTPTNVLLQGKSPFPKVSFKAKSDFVKTPIPESGLQGIFKKLLKEDIPLMIWNPYGGMMAKIPESQIPFPHRKGVLFKVQYVTSWLDSDKRPSRHINWIRDLYSYMTPYVSSNPREAYVNYRDLDLGRNTKDVKTCIKQAQVWGANYFKNNFNRLMMIKAKVDPENFFRHEQSIPPMM
- a CDS encoding FAD-binding Berberine family protein (FAD-binding Berberine family protein; FUNCTIONS IN: electron carrier activity, oxidoreductase activity, FAD binding, catalytic activity; INVOLVED IN: oxidation reduction; LOCATED IN: endomembrane system; EXPRESSED IN: 22 plant structures; EXPRESSED DURING: 13 growth stages; CONTAINS InterPro DOMAIN/s: FAD-binding, type 2 (InterPro:IPR016166), Oxygen oxidoreductase covalent FAD-binding site (InterPro:IPR006093), Berberine/berberine-like (InterPro:IPR012951), FAD linked oxidase, N-terminal (InterPro:IPR006094); BEST Arabidopsis thaliana protein match is: FAD-binding Berberine family protein (TAIR:AT5G44440.1); Has 5072 Blast hits to 4970 proteins in 757 species: Archae - 49; Bacteria - 2261; Metazoa - 10; Fungi - 1748; Plants - 688; Viruses - 0; Other Eukaryotes - 316 (source: NCBI BLink).): MEILRFLLSLFIYFLLLNLSLSHFPSISAQRTNHENFLKCLSHRINEDDSRIIHTSKDPSYFSILNSSIQNPRFFVLETPKPVSIITPVQATDVQSTIKCARLHGIHIRTRSGGHDYEGLSYMAKSRPFVVIDLRNLRSITLDVDNRTGWVQSGATIGELYYEIGKLSKSLAFPAGLYPTVGIGGQFGGGGYGTLMRKYGLSADNVIDAHIVDANGSFLDRQGMGEDFFWAIRGGGGSSFSVVLSWKIRLLDVPSVVTVFKVVKTSEKEAVSIINKWQYIADKVPNDLFIRAMLQKETEVYASFPGLYLGPVSDLLALMKDKFPELGLEIGNCREMSWIESVLWFIKGESMEILAKRKRTSRSFKGKDDFIEEPIPKTAIQYLWRRFEAPEARLAKIILTPFGGKMSEIADNEIPFPHREGNLYEIQYLAYWSEEEDKNKTNTEKYLRWVESVYEFMTPYVSKSPRRAYVNFRDIDLGMYLGLNMKTKYEEAKVWGVKYFKNNFDRLVRVKTNVDPMDFFCDEQSIPIMKYVNDI